Proteins encoded within one genomic window of Panacibacter microcysteis:
- a CDS encoding DUF3467 domain-containing protein: MADQQAPQNNQLNIEITEEVAEGTYANLAIITHSHAEFVIDFVNVMPGTPKSKVKSRIIFTPMHAKRFMRALQENVERYEAANGKIQDLEQIELPLNFGGPTAQA; encoded by the coding sequence ATGGCCGATCAACAAGCACCACAGAATAACCAGTTGAACATTGAGATTACTGAAGAAGTTGCAGAAGGTACTTACGCCAACCTTGCCATTATTACACACAGCCATGCAGAGTTTGTTATAGATTTTGTAAATGTAATGCCCGGCACCCCCAAAAGCAAAGTGAAATCACGCATCATCTTTACGCCTATGCATGCCAAACGTTTTATGCGTGCGTTACAGGAAAATGTAGAACGCTACGAAGCTGCAAACGGCAAAATACAGGACCTGGAGCAAATAGAACTGCCGCTGAACTTTGGCGGACCAACAGCACAGGCATAA
- a CDS encoding T9SS type A sorting domain-containing protein translates to MKAFKHICSIATLLLLSTTFSFAQLYKIELDEKVQKSSLIVEGKVIARQSFWNEDQTMIYTSNTIEIYKSFKGEVKDKKIEIITVGGTVGLRYIEASDLLDLDVNDKGVFFLNAKQNRKSPFSNKIMYDVYSSAQGFFSYDEINDVAYAPFANYKGIETTFYSTLKSKTGLLKVIDNSFKVQSTNASNSETGTLAATISSFSPTTVTAGTFSDAANNVLTINGSGFGSPGGLCAVRFKNGNSSSDIPSYSLPYTSKNIISWSDTKIVLQVPGGVSRQSNSGVAATGKISVVTSSGSVTTSSDILNVFYSLITPEFNFGGSVIAGEPRMMNTNGQGGYTYRYCTSTAGGGKNFSTAPEKVTFERALATWKEQIGLNFIQGSTTTVQLVADDNINIIMFDNRNKGADANILPDGTLATTYSFFSACSKNSTELYPAQRTGFDIVIRNNGVSSGSTTFEEGSCFPQGNDLDLEMVIFHELGHALNLAHINDGDERNQGNNALYVNPNKLMHYAISNYVNRRSLDASAYQGGLYATKKRNDTYGVCDLFTTEMTPLSYTVIPNDNCPSAFPTSVTPLNTVVNFDLVHATSNKLSDPQSNVTNCGGTTVSYGQFVVNNAYYALKTGTSTNGTLNVLVSNYATTPADQANCTGQGVKMLVFDVTTCPAGQSFPAPVACRSFSANGSVAAITGLAANHNYLLYFDGLRNTKAKFSVTLNGSALPLSVAKFTGEYINNTNKLYIDIVQAINVKSVKIEKSANGTDFKEIGALAVSGTDLLGKHTYTDALPFAGNNFYRLAIVNNDGSVDYSNIINIGNESVRLIHIYPNPVKDILVVNITANSESKYQYSVYDVTGKIVRNSFFDAAQGEQTIKIPMSNVAAGNYYIKVTDAEGKVVAKQSIIKQ, encoded by the coding sequence ATGAAAGCATTTAAACACATTTGCTCAATTGCTACGCTGCTGCTTTTATCAACAACATTTTCTTTCGCCCAGTTATATAAAATTGAACTGGATGAGAAAGTTCAAAAATCATCCCTGATTGTAGAAGGAAAGGTTATTGCCAGACAAAGCTTTTGGAATGAAGATCAGACGATGATTTACACCTCTAACACAATCGAAATCTATAAATCTTTTAAAGGTGAAGTAAAAGACAAAAAGATTGAGATTATTACAGTGGGAGGCACTGTTGGTTTAAGATACATAGAAGCTTCCGATCTGCTGGATTTGGATGTGAATGATAAAGGGGTTTTTTTCTTAAATGCTAAACAGAATAGGAAATCTCCTTTCTCTAATAAAATTATGTATGATGTTTATAGTAGTGCTCAGGGTTTTTTCTCGTATGACGAAATAAATGATGTTGCCTATGCGCCTTTTGCTAACTACAAGGGTATCGAAACAACATTTTATAGTACATTGAAAAGTAAGACCGGATTATTGAAGGTTATTGATAATTCATTTAAGGTCCAGAGTACAAATGCTTCCAATTCAGAAACGGGCACACTAGCCGCAACAATAAGTTCGTTTAGTCCGACGACTGTTACGGCTGGAACATTTAGTGATGCTGCAAACAACGTATTAACTATAAATGGTTCAGGTTTTGGCTCTCCTGGCGGATTATGTGCCGTGCGATTTAAAAATGGCAACAGTTCCAGTGATATTCCAAGTTATTCTTTGCCATACACTTCAAAAAATATCATTTCATGGAGTGATACAAAGATTGTTTTACAAGTGCCAGGTGGTGTTAGCAGGCAATCAAATAGTGGTGTTGCTGCCACGGGTAAAATTTCAGTTGTAACGAGTAGCGGTTCTGTAACTACATCTAGTGATATTTTAAATGTATTTTACAGCCTCATTACACCTGAATTCAACTTTGGGGGATCCGTTATTGCCGGAGAGCCTAGAATGATGAATACAAACGGACAAGGGGGATATACTTATAGATATTGTACCAGTACAGCGGGTGGTGGAAAAAACTTTAGCACGGCCCCTGAAAAAGTGACTTTTGAAAGAGCATTGGCTACATGGAAAGAACAAATAGGGCTAAATTTTATTCAGGGTTCAACAACTACCGTTCAATTGGTGGCAGACGACAATATTAATATTATTATGTTCGATAACAGAAATAAAGGTGCTGACGCGAACATACTGCCTGACGGAACGCTTGCTACAACCTATAGTTTTTTTTCCGCCTGTTCAAAGAATTCAACAGAACTTTATCCCGCGCAAAGAACAGGATTTGATATTGTTATAAGAAACAACGGAGTTTCTTCCGGAAGTACAACTTTTGAAGAAGGTTCCTGCTTCCCGCAGGGTAACGATCTTGATCTAGAAATGGTTATTTTTCATGAGCTTGGGCATGCTTTAAATCTGGCGCATATAAACGATGGCGATGAGAGAAATCAGGGTAACAATGCATTATACGTAAATCCAAACAAGCTAATGCATTATGCAATTTCAAATTATGTAAATAGGCGTTCCTTAGACGCATCAGCTTATCAAGGTGGTCTTTACGCAACGAAAAAAAGAAATGATACTTATGGGGTATGTGATTTGTTCACTACTGAAATGACCCCGCTTTCCTACACCGTAATTCCAAACGATAATTGCCCGTCGGCCTTCCCAACATCGGTGACGCCTTTGAATACCGTTGTTAACTTCGATCTTGTGCATGCCACAAGTAACAAACTTTCAGACCCTCAGTCAAATGTTACCAACTGTGGGGGCACAACAGTAAGCTACGGCCAGTTTGTAGTAAATAACGCGTACTATGCCTTAAAAACCGGCACCTCCACCAACGGCACTTTGAATGTGCTGGTCAGTAATTACGCCACCACGCCCGCAGACCAGGCAAACTGTACCGGCCAGGGCGTAAAGATGTTGGTATTCGATGTAACTACCTGCCCCGCCGGCCAAAGTTTCCCTGCACCTGTTGCATGCCGTTCATTCTCAGCCAACGGCTCTGTAGCAGCCATCACAGGTCTTGCAGCCAATCATAACTATTTGCTTTATTTCGATGGCTTACGCAATACAAAAGCAAAATTCTCTGTAACGTTAAATGGTTCAGCTTTGCCTTTGTCAGTAGCGAAGTTTACCGGTGAGTACATCAACAATACCAATAAACTTTATATTGATATTGTACAGGCCATTAATGTTAAATCAGTGAAGATTGAAAAGAGCGCAAATGGCACAGACTTTAAAGAAATTGGTGCATTGGCAGTAAGTGGCACAGACCTGCTGGGCAAACACACATATACCGACGCGCTTCCGTTTGCGGGCAATAATTTTTATCGCCTGGCAATTGTCAACAATGATGGTTCCGTTGATTATTCTAATATCATCAATATCGGGAACGAATCAGTACGTTTAATACATATTTATCCAAACCCGGTTAAGGATATATTAGTAGTGAATATTACAGCTAACAGTGAATCAAAATACCAGTATAGCGTGTACGATGTTACAGGTAAAATTGTACGCAACAGTTTCTTCGATGCTGCACAAGGTGAACAAACGATCAAAATACCGATGTCAAATGTTGCAGCGGGTAACTATTACATAAAAGTTACAGATGCAGAAGGTAAAGTTGTTGCAAAACAAAGTATCATTAAACAATAA
- a CDS encoding sodium-translocating pyrophosphatase, with the protein MNNLFYAVPAMGIIGLLYTLIKFNWVARQDPGNARMQEISKYIAEGAMAFLKAEWKILSYFVAITAVLLGVMAYSNPESHWSIAISFIVGGVFSATAGYIGMRVATKANVRTAQAARTSLAKALNVSFTGGSVMGLGVAGLAVLGLGSIFIILYMTFVGDYVSGTEEFKTAMLKSIEVLTGFSLGAESIALFARVGGGIYTKAADVGADLVGKVEAGIPEDDPRNPATIADNVGDNVGDVAGMGADLFGSYVATVLATMVLGQETVSNDMFGGLAPVLLPMLIAATGIIFSIVATFFVKISESAGISNAVVQKALNMGNWGSMILAGAASVGLVYYLLPETMSLRGIEFSKWGVLGAIAVGLVVGTLMSMITEYYTAMGKRPVLSIIRQSATGHGTNVIGGLAVGMESTFLPILVLAGGIYGSYYCAGLYGVAIAAAGMMATTAMQLAIDAFGPIADNAGGIAEMSELPPDVREKTDVLDAVGNTTAATGKGFAIASAALTALALFAAFVGVAGIDGIDIYKADVLASLFVGGMIPFIFSSLAIRAVGQAAMAMVEEVRRQFRTIPGIMEGTGKPEYDKCVAISTEASLKKMMLPGAIAIISPLIIGFLLGPEALGGFLAGATVSGVLMGMFQNNAGGAWDNAKKSFEKGVEINGQIYKKKSEPHKAAVTGDTVGDPFKDTSGPSMNILIKLMSIVSLVIAPTLAQMHGTEGSAMNTQKTGNVYSQASSQKEQLVEALRADYPSKDNEVNTIKIKDGHITVNDHMLSDEELKKYSAYLGKGTDIELTETITP; encoded by the coding sequence ATGAACAATCTGTTTTATGCTGTTCCTGCCATGGGAATAATAGGTCTTCTTTATACACTGATCAAATTCAACTGGGTAGCCCGGCAAGATCCGGGAAATGCACGTATGCAGGAGATCAGCAAATACATTGCTGAAGGAGCTATGGCTTTCTTAAAAGCTGAGTGGAAGATACTTTCTTACTTCGTTGCCATCACAGCAGTTCTGCTGGGTGTTATGGCGTATAGCAATCCAGAATCTCATTGGTCCATTGCTATTTCCTTTATTGTTGGTGGGGTGTTCAGTGCAACTGCCGGATACATCGGTATGCGTGTGGCAACCAAGGCTAACGTACGTACCGCGCAGGCTGCAAGAACAAGCCTTGCAAAAGCATTGAATGTTTCTTTTACCGGGGGCTCGGTTATGGGGCTGGGTGTTGCCGGCCTTGCAGTACTTGGGCTCGGCAGTATCTTCATAATACTGTATATGACTTTTGTGGGCGACTATGTTAGTGGCACCGAAGAGTTTAAAACTGCCATGCTTAAATCAATAGAAGTACTCACCGGTTTTTCCCTGGGTGCTGAATCAATTGCATTGTTTGCCCGTGTTGGCGGTGGTATTTATACCAAGGCTGCAGATGTGGGTGCAGATCTTGTAGGAAAAGTAGAAGCAGGCATTCCTGAGGATGATCCGCGCAACCCTGCAACTATTGCAGACAATGTGGGCGATAATGTGGGCGACGTAGCTGGTATGGGTGCAGATCTGTTTGGCTCTTATGTGGCTACCGTACTTGCCACAATGGTACTTGGGCAGGAGACAGTTTCGAATGATATGTTTGGCGGCCTGGCTCCCGTTCTCTTACCAATGCTTATAGCGGCAACCGGCATCATCTTTTCCATTGTCGCAACTTTCTTTGTGAAAATAAGTGAAAGCGCAGGCATTAGTAATGCTGTTGTACAAAAAGCATTGAATATGGGCAACTGGGGCTCTATGATACTGGCTGGTGCTGCAAGTGTAGGACTGGTGTATTACCTGTTGCCGGAAACGATGTCTTTACGTGGCATCGAGTTTAGCAAATGGGGCGTTTTGGGCGCTATCGCTGTGGGTTTGGTTGTAGGTACTTTAATGAGTATGATAACCGAATATTACACTGCTATGGGTAAACGCCCGGTATTGAGTATTATACGTCAAAGCGCCACCGGCCACGGTACAAACGTAATAGGCGGACTAGCCGTAGGTATGGAGTCTACATTTCTTCCTATTCTTGTGCTCGCAGGCGGTATTTATGGTTCATATTATTGCGCCGGCTTGTACGGTGTGGCCATTGCAGCTGCAGGTATGATGGCCACAACGGCTATGCAACTTGCCATAGATGCATTTGGACCTATTGCAGATAATGCGGGTGGTATTGCTGAAATGAGCGAGTTACCACCCGATGTTCGCGAAAAAACTGACGTGCTGGATGCTGTAGGAAATACCACTGCCGCAACCGGTAAGGGTTTTGCCATTGCCTCTGCTGCATTAACCGCCCTTGCTTTATTTGCTGCGTTTGTAGGTGTTGCCGGTATAGATGGTATTGATATTTACAAGGCTGATGTACTGGCCTCCCTCTTCGTGGGTGGCATGATCCCTTTTATTTTTTCGTCACTTGCTATTCGTGCCGTTGGCCAGGCAGCTATGGCAATGGTTGAAGAAGTGCGCCGCCAGTTCCGCACTATTCCCGGAATTATGGAAGGTACAGGTAAACCTGAGTATGATAAATGCGTTGCCATTTCTACCGAAGCATCATTAAAAAAGATGATGTTACCCGGCGCCATTGCCATTATTTCTCCATTAATCATTGGTTTCCTGCTGGGGCCCGAAGCATTGGGTGGCTTTCTTGCAGGCGCAACGGTAAGTGGTGTATTAATGGGTATGTTTCAAAACAATGCGGGTGGCGCATGGGATAATGCCAAGAAAAGTTTTGAAAAAGGTGTTGAAATAAACGGGCAGATCTACAAAAAGAAAAGTGAACCCCACAAGGCCGCGGTAACAGGCGATACCGTTGGTGATCCTTTTAAAGATACTTCAGGCCCTTCTATGAACATTCTTATTAAACTCATGTCAATTGTATCATTGGTTATTGCACCAACACTCGCACAAATGCACGGTACCGAAGGCTCGGCAATGAATACGCAAAAAACCGGCAATGTTTACTCGCAGGCAAGCTCCCAAAAAGAACAACTGGTTGAGGCATTGAGGGCAGATTACCCATCAAAGGATAATGAAGTAAATACCATTAAAATAAAGGATGGTCATATAACGGTGAATGACCACATGCTGTCTGACGAGGAACTTAAAAAATACAGTGCTTACCTCGGGAAAGGCACAGATATTGAACTGACTGAAACAATAACACCATAA
- a CDS encoding DUF3276 family protein → MAYENNDKKMESVYSKRIRAGKRRTYFFDVRATRGNDYFLTITESRKRFNEDGYDRHKIFLYKEDFNKFIKALGEAVDYVKTELMPDFDFDAFNHEYAETQEGVEANEEVVATIETVESVSVVEVITETPAASNGATEEVDKW, encoded by the coding sequence GTGGCTTACGAAAACAACGACAAGAAAATGGAAAGCGTGTACAGTAAACGCATCAGGGCAGGTAAAAGGAGAACTTATTTCTTTGATGTTCGTGCAACACGCGGTAATGATTATTTCTTAACCATTACAGAGAGCAGGAAACGTTTTAATGAAGATGGTTACGACAGGCATAAGATATTTCTCTACAAAGAAGACTTCAATAAGTTTATAAAAGCACTTGGTGAAGCTGTTGATTACGTAAAAACCGAGCTGATGCCTGATTTTGATTTTGACGCGTTTAACCATGAGTATGCTGAAACGCAGGAAGGGGTGGAAGCAAACGAAGAAGTTGTTGCAACAATTGAGACTGTAGAGAGCGTTTCCGTTGTTGAAGTTATTACAGAAACACCTGCTGCTTCCAATGGAGCCACTGAAGAAGTAGACAAATGGTAA
- the ccsA gene encoding cytochrome c biogenesis protein CcsA, with protein MEYVGEHLLPGQLGHFFAVLSLVASLIATIAFFKANKTADLKDRQSWLKFARMAFLVETISVISIYLFLYHIISNHYHEYFYAWNHSSRALSLQPQYLLASFWEGQEGSFMLWNFWHCVLGWVFILRNKKWEAPVMTVISFAQFCIATMLVGIYIFDVRLGNDPFILLRHQMAGAPIFDNPEYLNLPRIKEGNDLNSLLQNYWMVIHPPILFLGFASTIIPFGFAFGGLVNKDNSWTKPALSWVSFSAAALGTGVMMGAAWAYESLSFGGYWAWDPVENASMVPWLLLVAGLHTNLVYNHTGYSLKSTYFFYILGFVLILYSTFLTRTGILGDTSVHAFTGADMTEQLYLFLTVFIWGAALFASRTKNERMLVTGAAIIITGCYYFHIVFALASCLIAFAFLFYFLNKYIPSIKKEESTYSREFWMFIGALVFFLSAVIITYQTSLPVINRIFNQQHADAEDREFSYNQIQIFIAIIIGVLTAITQYFKYKNTQKSFFYKKVLLPTIIALIVSLSISIFGNIDYDKHGIGFLAAIHIALFASVYAVIANAMYIWVGLKGKMKGAGGSLTHFGFALFLLGVLISSSKKTVLSQNTTGIAVFEKTKDQDPAENITLFKGIRTDMGKYNVTYLRDTANDFDRKKYFEVKFEGKDGKDNFFLYPDVLKNNKGQEGFAPNPAKEHYFWGDVYAYATSWVGSEAVNDTSSFRTVNINKGDSIFYSNGIIVLKEVVVNPEHYKRATLPGETAVMLDMNVTAKDGRQYTVQPGFAINMRDSSFRNLPDTVIAQSLIVRFEKLGEEEKGAMQIGIKETSNLNDLMTLKVYAFPMVWLVWLGVIIMVLGFVLSIIQRTRKIRLTAV; from the coding sequence ATGGAGTATGTAGGTGAACATTTATTGCCCGGGCAACTGGGTCACTTTTTTGCTGTCCTTTCTCTTGTTGCTTCTCTTATTGCTACGATTGCTTTCTTTAAAGCCAACAAAACGGCCGATTTAAAAGATCGCCAAAGCTGGTTGAAGTTTGCACGCATGGCTTTTCTTGTGGAAACGATTTCTGTGATCAGTATTTACCTCTTTTTGTATCATATTATTTCTAACCATTACCATGAATATTTCTATGCCTGGAATCACTCTTCACGAGCACTTTCTCTGCAGCCGCAGTACTTACTGGCAAGCTTCTGGGAGGGCCAGGAAGGCAGTTTTATGTTATGGAACTTTTGGCATTGTGTTTTAGGCTGGGTTTTCATCTTGCGTAATAAAAAGTGGGAAGCGCCGGTAATGACCGTTATTTCATTTGCGCAATTCTGTATTGCCACTATGCTTGTAGGCATCTACATATTTGATGTCAGGCTTGGAAATGATCCGTTTATCTTATTGCGTCACCAGATGGCCGGTGCACCTATTTTTGATAACCCGGAATACCTGAACCTGCCACGAATTAAAGAAGGCAACGATCTTAATTCCCTTTTGCAGAATTACTGGATGGTAATCCACCCTCCTATCCTTTTCCTTGGTTTTGCCTCTACTATTATACCTTTTGGTTTTGCGTTTGGAGGCCTTGTTAACAAAGATAACAGCTGGACAAAACCGGCTCTTTCGTGGGTATCTTTTTCTGCGGCAGCTTTGGGTACGGGGGTTATGATGGGTGCTGCATGGGCTTATGAAAGCTTAAGTTTTGGCGGTTACTGGGCATGGGATCCTGTTGAGAATGCTTCTATGGTGCCGTGGCTTTTGCTCGTCGCCGGGTTACATACTAATCTGGTTTATAATCATACTGGTTATTCTCTGAAGAGTACTTATTTCTTTTACATATTGGGTTTTGTCCTTATCCTTTATTCAACATTCCTGACCCGTACTGGTATTTTAGGCGATACATCAGTGCACGCATTTACGGGTGCGGATATGACAGAACAGCTGTACCTTTTTTTAACGGTGTTCATCTGGGGCGCGGCATTATTTGCCAGCCGCACTAAAAATGAAAGAATGCTTGTAACAGGCGCAGCGATCATTATAACCGGATGTTATTACTTTCATATTGTGTTTGCACTGGCTTCATGCCTGATAGCATTTGCTTTCCTGTTTTATTTTCTTAATAAATATATACCATCTATAAAAAAAGAGGAAAGCACTTACAGCCGCGAATTCTGGATGTTTATTGGTGCACTTGTATTTTTCCTTTCTGCTGTTATTATTACTTACCAGACATCGTTACCTGTTATAAACCGCATTTTCAACCAGCAGCATGCTGACGCTGAAGACCGCGAGTTTTCATACAACCAAATACAGATATTTATTGCAATAATTATAGGTGTACTTACTGCGATCACGCAGTATTTTAAATACAAAAACACCCAAAAATCTTTTTTCTATAAGAAGGTGTTATTGCCAACAATTATTGCATTGATCGTAAGTCTCTCTATAAGCATCTTTGGTAACATCGACTACGATAAGCATGGCATAGGGTTTTTAGCGGCGATACATATTGCGCTGTTTGCATCTGTTTACGCGGTAATAGCCAATGCCATGTACATATGGGTAGGTTTAAAAGGAAAAATGAAAGGGGCCGGAGGATCTCTTACGCATTTCGGTTTTGCACTTTTTCTTTTGGGGGTCCTTATTTCCAGTAGTAAAAAAACAGTCCTCAGCCAAAACACAACCGGTATTGCCGTTTTCGAAAAGACGAAAGACCAGGATCCTGCTGAAAATATTACGCTTTTTAAGGGCATCAGGACAGACATGGGTAAGTACAATGTTACGTACCTGAGAGATACAGCGAATGACTTTGACCGTAAAAAGTATTTCGAAGTCAAATTTGAAGGTAAAGACGGAAAAGATAATTTCTTTCTTTACCCCGATGTATTGAAAAATAACAAAGGCCAGGAAGGTTTTGCGCCTAATCCTGCCAAAGAACATTACTTCTGGGGTGATGTGTATGCTTATGCCACATCATGGGTTGGTTCAGAAGCAGTTAACGATACGTCAAGTTTCAGAACTGTAAATATAAATAAAGGAGACAGCATCTTTTACTCAAACGGCATCATCGTTCTAAAAGAGGTGGTGGTTAACCCTGAACATTACAAAAGAGCAACACTGCCGGGTGAAACGGCTGTGATGCTGGATATGAATGTAACCGCTAAAGATGGCAGGCAATATACGGTGCAACCAGGCTTTGCCATAAATATGCGTGACAGCAGTTTCCGTAACCTGCCGGATACAGTAATCGCACAGAGCCTGATAGTACGTTTTGAAAAGCTTGGCGAAGAAGAAAAGGGTGCTATGCAAATAGGAATAAAAGAAACATCTAACCTTAATGACCTGATGACTTTAAAAGTATATGCATTTCCTATGGTATGGCTGGTGTGGCTTGGGGTTATTATTATGGTGCTGGGTTTCGTCCTGAGTATTATACAGCGCACAAGAAAAATAAGGCTTACTGCTGTTTAG
- a CDS encoding zinc metallopeptidase, whose translation MTPGIIIISLVFMLIGMVVQFRLKSKFAMYGKVPLSSGLSGKEIAEKMLRDNGIYDVQVVSVNGFLSDHYDPTKKTVNLSPDVYAGRSVSAAAVAAHECGHAVQHATAYSMLMLRSKMVPAVQVSSNLAQWVILAGLGLFTFGGGSQVVLLIGIVLFAVSTLFSVITLPVEFDASARALKWLETTNMARGAEHDKAKDALKWAALTYVVAALASIAMLVQYILIYQGRSRD comes from the coding sequence ATGACACCAGGAATAATTATTATCTCTCTTGTATTTATGCTTATTGGCATGGTTGTTCAGTTCAGGCTGAAGAGCAAATTTGCTATGTATGGAAAAGTTCCTTTATCCAGCGGATTAAGCGGTAAAGAAATTGCTGAAAAAATGCTCCGGGACAATGGCATATACGACGTGCAGGTTGTATCTGTAAACGGTTTTTTAAGTGACCACTACGACCCCACAAAGAAAACAGTCAATCTAAGCCCTGATGTATATGCCGGCAGGTCGGTTTCTGCTGCCGCAGTTGCTGCGCATGAGTGCGGCCATGCAGTGCAGCATGCCACAGCCTATTCCATGTTGATGCTACGCTCCAAAATGGTACCTGCCGTACAGGTAAGCAGTAACCTTGCACAATGGGTTATCCTGGCGGGGCTTGGTCTTTTTACTTTTGGCGGTGGCAGCCAGGTTGTTTTATTGATAGGCATTGTTTTATTCGCCGTTTCTACCTTGTTCTCCGTTATTACACTGCCGGTAGAGTTCGACGCATCTGCCAGGGCATTGAAATGGCTCGAGACTACAAATATGGCACGAGGTGCTGAGCATGATAAAGCAAAAGATGCGCTGAAATGGGCCGCGCTTACATACGTGGTGGCTGCGCTTGCATCTATTGCCATGCTGGTACAATACATTCTCATTTACCAGGGCAGAAGCAGGGATTAA
- a CDS encoding cytochrome c maturation protein CcmE yields the protein MKKTHIIALVLIAVSIAVLISFMGDVTTYDTIAVAKDKPGKAVTLVAKIDKSQPMEYDPVKNPNYLTFTAIDTVGNSIKVLYRNAKPTDMEKSERLVLKGSVKDGQFECKDILLKCPSKYKDDMNTAKENAGATSYNSSESAGNK from the coding sequence ATGAAAAAGACACATATCATAGCTTTAGTGCTGATTGCCGTTTCGATTGCAGTGCTGATCAGTTTTATGGGTGACGTTACAACCTATGACACGATTGCGGTTGCCAAAGATAAACCAGGCAAGGCTGTAACACTTGTTGCCAAAATCGATAAGTCTCAGCCAATGGAATACGACCCTGTAAAAAACCCCAACTATCTTACGTTTACAGCCATTGACACTGTGGGTAACTCCATTAAAGTACTGTATCGTAATGCTAAACCTACCGATATGGAAAAAAGTGAAAGGCTTGTTTTAAAGGGAAGCGTTAAGGATGGTCAGTTTGAATGTAAAGATATCTTGCTCAAATGCCCTTCCAAATACAAGGACGATATGAATACAGCCAAAGAAAACGCAGGCGCTACGTCTTACAATAGCTCCGAATCTGCAGGGAATAAATAA
- a CDS encoding Gfo/Idh/MocA family protein — protein sequence MSDRRNFLKNLGGSVVLLGAGSLKSLAAQEQHEKHILAWQKKYAASDTIRIAGIGMGIMGFSDVSSALKVPGVELVACCDLYDGRLQRAKEVFGDHIFTTRKYEEILERKDIDAVIVATSDNWHSRISIDALKKGKAVYSEKPMVHQLGQGWDVVNAWKDSKKAMQVGSQGISGLNFAKAKELYLAGEIGQINSVEAVNNRHSALGAWQYTIPLDSSPQTVDWERYQQYAKNKTAYDEKKFFRWRNYRECGTGVAGDLFVHLLTGLHFITGSKGPSKIYSLGGLTYWKDGRDVPDVMTSILEYPDCKEHPAFQVTLRVNFVSGEGDTGYTRITGSEGSIDLGWDGLKVTHDKMPKAPGIGGWDSFNTFPKSMQDKLMAEYNRKYSEADKKVPETKPIIYKAPEDFDEHVHHFMNFFEGVRSGTPTIEDPVFGFRAAAPCLACNESYFQNKVMHWDAEKMKEV from the coding sequence ATGTCTGACCGCCGAAACTTTCTCAAAAATCTTGGTGGCTCTGTAGTACTACTCGGTGCAGGGTCGCTCAAAAGTCTTGCCGCACAGGAACAACACGAAAAGCACATACTGGCGTGGCAAAAAAAATATGCAGCCAGCGACACCATTCGCATTGCCGGAATAGGTATGGGTATAATGGGGTTTTCTGATGTAAGCAGTGCACTTAAAGTGCCGGGCGTGGAGCTCGTAGCCTGTTGCGACCTTTATGATGGCCGCCTGCAGCGCGCCAAAGAAGTGTTTGGCGATCATATATTTACTACCAGGAAATACGAAGAAATATTAGAGCGTAAAGATATTGATGCCGTTATTGTGGCAACGAGCGACAACTGGCACAGCCGCATAAGTATAGATGCCTTGAAAAAAGGAAAGGCTGTGTATAGCGAGAAGCCCATGGTGCATCAGCTGGGGCAGGGGTGGGATGTGGTGAATGCCTGGAAAGATTCTAAAAAAGCCATGCAGGTGGGCAGCCAGGGCATCAGTGGTTTAAACTTCGCAAAGGCGAAAGAGTTATACCTGGCAGGAGAGATAGGACAGATCAATTCTGTTGAGGCCGTCAATAACCGCCACAGTGCATTGGGCGCATGGCAATACACTATTCCGCTCGACTCCTCCCCACAAACGGTAGACTGGGAACGCTACCAGCAATACGCCAAAAACAAAACAGCGTACGATGAAAAGAAATTTTTCCGCTGGCGCAATTACCGCGAGTGCGGTACCGGTGTTGCCGGAGATCTCTTTGTACACCTGCTTACGGGTTTGCATTTTATAACAGGCTCCAAAGGACCATCAAAAATTTATTCACTCGGAGGGTTAACCTACTGGAAAGACGGCCGCGATGTACCGGATGTAATGACATCCATTCTTGAATATCCTGATTGTAAAGAGCACCCTGCATTCCAGGTTACATTGCGTGTAAATTTTGTAAGTGGTGAAGGAGACACCGGCTACACACGCATTACAGGTAGCGAAGGCTCCATTGATCTTGGCTGGGATGGTCTAAAAGTAACGCACGATAAAATGCCTAAAGCGCCTGGCATCGGCGGCTGGGATTCGTTCAACACCTTCCCTAAAAGTATGCAGGACAAACTGATGGCCGAATACAATAGAAAATATTCTGAGGCAGATAAAAAAGTGCCGGAAACAAAACCAATCATTTACAAAGCGCCGGAAGATTTTGATGAACACGTACACCACTTTATGAACTTTTTCGAAGGGGTAAGATCGGGCACACCAACGATCGAAGACCCGGTATTTGGTTTTCGCGCAGCAGCGCCATGCCTGGCCTGTAATGAAAGTTATTTCCAGAATAAGGTGATGCATTGGGATGCAGAAAAAATGAAAGAAGTTTAG